One genomic segment of Rhodothermales bacterium includes these proteins:
- a CDS encoding histidine kinase dimerization/phospho-acceptor domain-containing protein → MNELLPHLDGRSDGLRPIKKDGDAGPRVELQVALTRVTHDINNPLAVISGNAQLLLELARALDLDPDVAKPIQDIEEASQRLADMVQRLNALNDAARAEGFGGDGA, encoded by the coding sequence ATGAACGAATTGCTTCCGCATTTGGATGGGCGTTCGGACGGCCTTCGCCCGATCAAGAAAGACGGTGATGCCGGACCTCGCGTCGAGCTTCAGGTGGCGCTCACCCGCGTCACCCACGACATCAACAACCCGCTCGCCGTCATCTCCGGGAACGCGCAACTGCTGCTGGAACTCGCGCGTGCGCTCGACCTCGACCCGGACGTGGCCAAGCCGATCCAGGACATCGAAGAAGCGAGCCAGCGGTTGGCAGATATGGTGCAGCGGCTCAACGCGCTGAACGACGCAGCCCGCGCCGAGGGGTTCGGCGGAGACGGGGCGTAA
- a CDS encoding MBL fold metallo-hydrolase → MKIGPYTLHEIHAGRLGLDGGAMFGIIPKPLWERRIAPDGRNRIPLAMRCLLLEGDGRLVLIDNGLGDKYDAKFSDIYAVDVESSELHRSLRAAGFGADEVTDVVLTHLHFDHCGGSTVRDGDGQLRVAFPNARFHVQRSHWEWAHTSPREGASFLSENLDPLEASGQLQLVDGPGEVLPGVEALVVNGHTRGQQLLKIVGSDRTLLYAADLLPTAAHVPLLWVMAYDVAPLDTLAEKEPILAQAAREGWTVFFEHDTETATARIEHGERGFRTVDEAPTLL, encoded by the coding sequence ATGAAGATCGGTCCGTATACCCTCCACGAGATCCACGCCGGCCGTCTCGGCCTCGACGGCGGGGCGATGTTCGGGATCATCCCAAAACCGCTGTGGGAGCGCCGCATCGCGCCCGACGGGCGGAACCGGATCCCCCTCGCCATGCGGTGCCTCCTGCTCGAAGGCGACGGCCGGCTCGTCCTGATCGACAACGGGCTCGGCGACAAGTACGACGCTAAGTTCTCCGACATCTACGCCGTCGACGTGGAATCGTCCGAACTGCACCGTTCGCTGCGGGCGGCAGGCTTCGGCGCGGACGAGGTGACCGACGTCGTCCTCACGCACCTCCACTTCGATCACTGCGGTGGCTCGACGGTGCGCGACGGCGACGGCCAACTCCGCGTTGCGTTTCCGAACGCGCGGTTCCACGTTCAGCGGTCTCACTGGGAGTGGGCGCACACGAGCCCGCGCGAAGGGGCCTCGTTCCTAAGCGAGAACCTCGACCCGCTCGAAGCGTCGGGCCAACTCCAACTCGTCGACGGGCCGGGTGAGGTGCTGCCGGGCGTCGAAGCGCTCGTCGTCAACGGGCACACGCGGGGGCAGCAGCTCCTCAAAATCGTTGGCTCTGATCGCACGCTGCTCTACGCGGCCGACCTGCTTCCCACCGCGGCCCACGTCCCCTTGCTCTGGGTGATGGCGTACGACGTGGCCCCGCTCGATACCCTGGCCGAGAAGGAGCCGATCCTCGCTCAGGCGGCGCGCGAGGGATGGACCGTCTTCTTCGAGCACGACACGGAAACGGCGACGGCGCGGATCGAGCACGGCGAACGGGGGTTCCGCACGGTGGACGAGGCCCCGACGTTGCTGTAA